One part of the Treponema sp. OMZ 787 genome encodes these proteins:
- a CDS encoding tetratricopeptide repeat protein, with protein MTSCKFYDCKLKYKILAFFLLIFTGLYADQSDRVNLSAALSCLQNSSKLFTEEKWKDALFEAQLGEVYDPKTADFLYIQAICSLKLNYPNEDILQKADAACADGMIWRLYDINAGRLLAAQVNARMLKYGEALKLINLLPFDSAESDYVRADALYGLGRHEEAKTLISEALDRWAFNPSFAKLFFLRERGKKVSFFGKKLAEHIISRLYAWQDEDPSLLLLASPFETRSEDNIRRLKLYRGMYLPFSESHDINGLYNRSYSTLLCLRYGIIDEQTAVNEFLSAKVYYFNPILKEYILTQAMYESHLVELLRLVVNTKLRNEFKTFLSAYEGLMVDDENGDLIIDSQIYYKNGRPWCAEFDPLQTGYPEYTVECNFGIPLVIHGKKHSYSVSYDSYPAVKNFIKDGKRYTMRPLDLNWAPIELKELNLKLYGMHQKDQAFFSLKADKNIRSIHEGTLVYSSAFSEENTPYIDGGIKKIFFDKGIPIKAEVTVSGELYSQTNYRNGLPVFEHTDKNGDGYFETKTEYDANGILNRIYIDLNKNKLYEYSEYYEKNGTVTKTWDSNEDGVSEIKYVQYENGDAQTEWIHPKFNKIIQVNYKEGKPYQLLDGKENVILIPSDKGKLFWLNRNPVEIEKINEKIVEIFNQTSLPIVSYVFSINNIEVFAVRSGGFVFAEIVNE; from the coding sequence ATGACATCTTGTAAATTTTATGACTGTAAACTAAAATATAAGATTTTAGCCTTTTTTCTTTTGATTTTTACGGGGCTTTATGCTGATCAAAGTGACAGGGTAAATTTGTCGGCTGCTTTATCATGCTTACAGAATTCCTCCAAACTTTTTACTGAAGAAAAATGGAAAGATGCCTTGTTTGAAGCCCAACTTGGAGAAGTTTATGATCCTAAAACAGCCGACTTTTTATATATTCAGGCAATATGCAGTTTAAAGTTAAATTACCCTAATGAAGATATATTGCAAAAAGCCGATGCAGCCTGTGCCGACGGAATGATATGGCGGTTATACGACATAAATGCCGGCCGTTTATTGGCTGCCCAAGTCAATGCAAGAATGTTAAAATACGGAGAGGCTCTTAAGCTTATAAACCTATTGCCATTTGATTCTGCTGAATCGGACTATGTAAGGGCTGATGCTCTTTACGGCTTAGGACGGCATGAAGAAGCAAAAACTCTTATTTCGGAAGCCTTAGACCGCTGGGCCTTTAATCCTAGTTTTGCAAAATTATTCTTTTTGCGGGAACGCGGCAAAAAGGTAAGTTTTTTCGGTAAAAAATTGGCCGAACACATAATTTCACGGCTTTATGCATGGCAGGATGAAGATCCGTCCCTTCTTTTACTTGCGAGCCCTTTTGAAACGAGGTCTGAGGATAATATTCGAAGACTTAAACTATACCGAGGGATGTATTTACCCTTTAGCGAGTCGCATGATATTAACGGCCTATATAACCGTTCTTACTCTACCTTACTTTGTCTAAGGTACGGTATAATAGACGAGCAAACGGCTGTAAACGAATTTTTATCGGCTAAGGTTTATTACTTTAACCCGATTTTAAAGGAATATATTTTGACTCAAGCTATGTATGAATCTCACCTGGTTGAGCTTTTACGCTTGGTAGTCAATACAAAATTAAGAAATGAGTTTAAAACTTTTTTATCGGCCTATGAAGGTTTGATGGTCGATGATGAAAATGGTGATCTTATTATCGATTCTCAAATTTATTACAAAAACGGCCGTCCTTGGTGTGCGGAATTCGATCCGCTTCAAACGGGATACCCGGAATACACTGTAGAATGTAATTTCGGTATTCCTTTAGTAATCCATGGTAAAAAACATTCTTATTCCGTTTCTTATGATTCTTATCCTGCCGTTAAAAATTTTATAAAAGACGGAAAAAGGTACACTATGAGACCTCTTGATCTAAACTGGGCTCCTATAGAGTTAAAAGAACTAAATCTCAAACTATATGGAATGCATCAAAAGGATCAAGCTTTTTTTTCTTTAAAGGCCGATAAAAATATAAGAAGTATTCATGAGGGTACACTGGTTTATTCTTCGGCCTTTTCCGAAGAAAATACGCCTTACATAGACGGCGGCATAAAAAAAATATTCTTTGATAAGGGTATTCCTATAAAAGCCGAGGTAACCGTGTCGGGAGAACTGTATTCTCAAACAAATTATAGAAACGGTTTACCTGTTTTTGAACACACCGATAAAAATGGGGACGGCTACTTTGAAACAAAAACCGAATATGACGCAAACGGCATCTTGAACCGGATATATATAGATTTGAATAAAAACAAACTATATGAGTATTCCGAATATTATGAAAAAAACGGTACCGTTACAAAGACTTGGGACAGCAATGAAGACGGGGTCTCTGAAATTAAATATGTGCAATACGAAAACGGAGATGCTCAAACAGAATGGATTCATCCGAAATTTAATAAAATCATACAGGTTAATTATAAAGAAGGCAAACCGTATCAATTATTAGACGGAAAAGAAAATGTTATTCTTATTCCTTCCGACAAAGGTAAATTGTTTTGGCTTAATAGAAATCCGGTAGAAATTGAAAAAATAAACGAAAAAATTGTGGAAATCTTTAACCAAACAAGTCTGCCGATTGTTTCTTATGTGTTTAGTATAAATAATATCGAAGTTTTTGCTGTTCGTTCCGGAGGTTTTGTTTTTGCTGAAATCGTCAATGAATAA